TCGATGCGGGCCACCAACCACTCGACTCGCGCCGCCCCATCCTCGTCGGGCAGCGTGGAGGTCTGCGCAACGGCGTCGATCATCCACCGAACCCCCTCGACCAGCTCGGCCAGATGAGGGGGATCCGGAGCGGGCTCTTCCTCGTCGTGGGCCAGCGCCGCACCCGGGGTCAGCAAGGAGATCACCGCGAGCAGGGCAACGAGTCGTCGGAAGGGCTTCAGCACGAACAGGGAGCCTAGGTCAACCCGTCCACAACCCGCCCTGTCGGGGCCGACTCAGGAGCGGCGGCGGGGCGCCACGATGACCTCGCCGCCGGGTCCGTCGACCACGGTCACCCTCGCCCCGGAGAAGCGCATCAAGATCTCCTCGGTCAGCACCGATCGCGGCGGGCCGTCGGCGACCACGATGCCCGCATCCATGCACACCAGCCGGTCCGAGTACTGCCCGGCCATGGTCAAGTCGTGAATCGCGGCGAGCACGGATATACCCCGCTCGATGCGCAGGTCCTCCACCAGATCGAACACCTGCTGGGCGTGGCCCACGTCCAGGGAGGTCGTGGGTTCGTCGAGGAGCAGCACCTCGGGTTGCTGCACCAGGGCGCGTGCCAGCACCACGCGCTGCCACTCGCCGCCCGACAGGGTGCCGAGACGCCGGTCGGCGAGGTCGGTGGCGTCGAGACGCTGCAGCACCCCGGTGACCAGGTCACGGTCGGCGTCGGTCTCGACCGCGAGATACGACAGGTGGGGGCTCCGCCCGAGGAGTGCGTAGTCGGCGACACGCATCCCGTCGGGTCGTTCGGGATGCTGTGGGACCACCGCCACCATCTGGGCCACCTGGCGCCGCCGCAGCGACGACAGCTCGCTGTCTCCGATCCGAATGGACCCCTGGTGCGGGATCACACCGGCCAGCGCCCGGAGCAGCGAACTCTTGCCAGCACCGTTGGGACCGATGATCGTGACCCACTCCCCCGCCGCCACCTCGAGATCGACCCCGCGCACCGCGGTCCTCCCGTTGTAACGCACCACCACACCCCGCGCCGTGAGACGACTCATCGGAAGCCCACCCGCGAAGTCCGCAGCACGATCAGGAAGAACGGGCCGCCGACGAAGGCCGTGACCACTCCGATCGGAATCTCCGATCCCGAGAGAGCAGTGCGCGCGATCACATCGGCGATGACCAGGAAGGCAGCGCCGATGAGCAACGACAGGGGGAGGATCGCCCGATAGGACACACCCACGAGAAGCCGCACCGCGTGCGGCACGACGATCCCGACGAACCCTATGAGCCCGCTCACCGACACCGCGGCTGCGGTCCCCATCGTGGCGGCAATCACCACCGCCGTCCGGACCCGCTCCGGACGGACCCCGAGGGCACGCGCCTCCTCCTCTCCGACCGACAGGACGTCGAGCAGCCGCCGGTGGGCGAGGAGCACGACCGCCGAAACCACCGCATACGGGAGGATCGACAGCACCTCGCCCCACCCGGCGGTTACCAAGCGACCAAGCAGCCACGAGTAGACCTCTCGGATCACGTCGGTATTGCGCTGCTGGACGAACGTCTGGATGGCGGTGAAAAACGAGGCGACGGCGACACCGGCCAGGATCAAATGCAGGCCGGTGCGGCGCCCCCCGGCGGCCGAACCCAGGGCGTAGGCAGCCACGACGGCCGCGCATCCACCGGCGAAGGCAGCGAGTGGTACCACGGGCGAGCTCGAGCCCACCGAAACGATCGCCATCGTCGCTCCCAAGC
Above is a genomic segment from Acidimicrobiia bacterium containing:
- a CDS encoding ABC transporter ATP-binding protein, with amino-acid sequence MSRLTARGVVVRYNGRTAVRGVDLEVAAGEWVTIIGPNGAGKSSLLRALAGVIPHQGSIRIGDSELSSLRRRQVAQMVAVVPQHPERPDGMRVADYALLGRSPHLSYLAVETDADRDLVTGVLQRLDATDLADRRLGTLSGGEWQRVVLARALVQQPEVLLLDEPTTSLDVGHAQQVFDLVEDLRIERGISVLAAIHDLTMAGQYSDRLVCMDAGIVVADGPPRSVLTEEILMRFSGARVTVVDGPGGEVIVAPRRRS
- a CDS encoding iron ABC transporter permease, with translation MVVAGVVLIGAAIVGVLIGPARIDAGPVLAEVFGRLPFLDFDSGLNARQTAIIWELRMPRVVLGALVGAMLSVAGAAYQGVFRNPLADPYLLGVAAGAGLGATMAIVSVGSSSPVVPLAAFAGGCAAVVAAYALGSAAGGRRTGLHLILAGVAVASFFTAIQTFVQQRNTDVIREVYSWLLGRLVTAGWGEVLSILPYAVVSAVVLLAHRRLLDVLSVGEEEARALGVRPERVRTAVVIAATMGTAAAVSVSGLIGFVGIVVPHAVRLLVGVSYRAILPLSLLIGAAFLVIADVIARTALSGSEIPIGVVTAFVGGPFFLIVLRTSRVGFR